The genomic window CTTGTTCAGGGTCGCCTTGTAATCGGCCAGACCCTCAGGGACACATCTGCCTTTAAGGGCAGGATGATGGGGGTTTCCCAGGGGGCATGGTCGACGGGTTCCAGGATGCCCTGAGAGACCAGTTTGTCTAGCTCGGCATCCACACAAGCCCGGAGGGTGAAATGAACCCGTCGTGCCTTCACCCGTGGCGCCACCATGGGGTCCAAATTTAGGGAGATTGGGTTGCCCTTGTAGCAACCCAGGGTGTCGGAGAAGACGTCACCAAACTCTGACAAGAGGGAATCTAGGGAGGAAACAAAACGGAGAGAGTTAATGCCGGCAATGCTGAGCCCAAAAGCCCTAAACCAGTCGAGCCCCAGGAGAGTAGCTAGGGGGCTTTAGACCACCAAAAGGGGCAGGGAGCCGTGGAACTTGCGAAATTTGACAGGGAAGTACCTGCAACCCAGGATGGGGATCGGGTTGCCCTGGTAGTCACGAAGGAGGCAGTCAGCAGGGGCCAGCTGGCTAACAGTGAGGGTCGGTATTAATGACCTCAAGGTGTACCAAGACATAATTGTGCGGGCAGAGCCGGTGTCCAATTCCATTTTGCAGGGCGGCCGGCGAGTAAGATGCGAAGATGCATCTTACCCTGGCCGCCATAGGAGGAAGAGGCAGCGGAGTCGGGCTGCCAGTCGGGGAGAGGAGGTTCGGGGTCGGAAACCACGTAGCACACCAGGCGGGTGGAAGCGGACCCCGGAGGCTAGCGTCAGTAGGCAACAGGCAGAGCGGTAGAAGCTGGAGGAGGGGACCTCGGGTTTCGAGAGTCTCCCAGAGCAGAGCGGCAGACGTTGGAGATGTGGCCCTTCTTCCCACATCAGTGCAGAGGGCCGTACGGAAGCAGAAGGAGGCCCTGGGATGGCGGCCGCCACAGCTGAGGCACATGCCGCCATCCCAAGGGGGCATGGAGCGGAGGCAGTCGACAGAAGCAGTGGCATCGGCACACGGATCGAGCACCATCATCTGGCTATGCACAGCCGAGTTGGGCAGCGCCGGCAACGCTGATGGAGGGAACCGGCGGACATCCAGGGTGGACTGGCTGGCCATTTTGTAAGTCCAGGCTTCGTCCACCGCAATCTTCATCGACAGCTCGGTGCGGGACAGAATTTGCCGGTGAAGGTTGATATCAAGGAGCCCATAAATAAACTGTTCCAGGAGAGCGTCCTCAAGATCAGAGAATTCACAGTTTATTGCAGCAGCCCTCAGTTCAGCCACGTACTGGCTGATGGATTGTCTTTGGATACAGCGCCGGAAAAATTGCCGGTGCGAATACTTGGAAGGCGTCGGCTCATAGTGTAACTTGAGCCGAGCCATGAGGAGATCCAGTGGCATAGTGTGCACCGGGGTTGGTGCCGAAAGAGCCCGGGCAGTGGCGAACATTTCAGGCCCGCAGTAGTGCAAGAAGGTGCCCCGTCGTCTCCCCTCAGGGAGCTCGGAGAGGTCATGAGCTTGGAGAAAGACCTCGAACCTCTCTAAAGAAGCGTCCCAAGATTCGGCCTCTGGCCTGAAAGCGAAGACTGAGGAAGGAGCCAGGGCAGGGACGATGACGGGGTCCGTGTCgctcatcctcgtcgccagtttaaaGTATGAGGCGTGAGGTAAAAGTTAATGTTTTTATTAACAGGCAACAGCAAGAACAACTTCAGAACATGGACAGCGCTcgggccgcctgacagctatttatatatgacagctgtcaggcggctggCCAATTGGCGGCCAGTGATTGTCCCGCCAGCCGGCAGGCACGCCTGGGCCAATCAGGAGCCTGCGGCTCTGGCCCCGCCTGCCGGCTGCGTCGAAAAGACGCAACACCCATcatacaattcatatcaaatcacctattttaaaatcaaatatatttatatatattattgtgattgtacctcaaccttcatttgactataattgtttttacatccttttatatgaaatattctaaGATCGCACATCATGACGTTATGACGTGATCCCCTACTTTCAACCTTTTTAGTATTTCCAGGAGTCTTCCCCAATATCAAAGTTCAAAGGCTTCCTATCATGCTTCTTTAATTTTCAACTTTAGCATCCATAGAGTGTCACAAAGAATACTTTGGCTtgcgcattaaaaaaaaaaagcttcaaattATCAGTAATCTTGGTAAAATCTATATTTTGGAAAATGGGTCAGCTAATTATGTTAAGCAGTTTGCCATTAATTTTCAATATTGGTGAAATATTGATAGGAGGCCTGATGATTTCATTTTGAAAGGCACTTTGGAGTGTAAATGCAACACTTTTTTGTGACGCATGCAAACATCTGTATTTGTTTGCCAGATCTGATAGCAGATCTGGAATGAAATTCTCTTTATAATAACATCCTGCAGAACAACATTATTTGCATTCATGAtttgtacagataatccttgacttatgactaaaaTTTAGGCcgaaatttctcttgctaagcaaaacatttcttaagtcaattttatcccattttacgacctttcttagcTTGTTGTTCACTTAacaagtaaatcactgcagatgttacattaataacatggttgttaagtcaatttggcttcttcattgactttgcttataagAAGATCTCAAAAGTggatccaggacactgcaaccatcataaatatgaatcatttgtCATCTATCTGAATTTTATCATGTAACCAAGGGGACACTGAAATAgtcctaagtatgaaaaatagtcataagccacttttttcagtgatttagaatggtccctaaatgaactgttgtaagccaaggactacctgtaatgaattGCAGGCATCTGCTGCATTCATATTCCTCTTCTTCTGAATTAAATCTTACaagaaaatctacaaaaaaaacccaaatatacCAATATTCTTGAAACACTAAAAAGCTAATCAAAAGGCATAAACATTAAATAAACAGGCTGCTCATAAATCCTTAATAAAATCTAGATTTTTCTGGAATCTTTAGAAAGAGATATACCTTCTGTGATTAATTGTAGTACTTATTGCTTTAAAgccttctaattttattttattggtaaGTTAACACTGTGTCAGAATAaagatttaattttatttgatttgaCTGATTGTGAACTAATGTTCTTATTTTGTCATGGGGGGAGTATTGTTACATGATGACaacattgaaaaaatattttaaaataatgtacttATTCATCTGTAATACAGACAATAATAATCTCCAAATTAGAAAATGAAGTAAATTCCATTTAATTTACTTCTGTTATTTCATCTTCAGTTTCTCCATTTCTATCATTTATATCTATGTTGTTTGTGCagctagtcctcatttagtgactgcctcagTGACAGTTGTTCGCAGTGACGACAATGACTGAAAAATAACTTTGCAACCAGTCCTGgcatttacaacctttgtagaTTTATAAAGGAA from Thamnophis elegans isolate rThaEle1 chromosome 8, rThaEle1.pri, whole genome shotgun sequence includes these protein-coding regions:
- the LOC116512457 gene encoding transmembrane protein 68-like, whose protein sequence is MSDTDPVIVPALAPSSVFAFRPEAESWDASLERFEVFLQAHDLSELPEGRRRGTFLHYCGPEMFATARALSAPTPVHTMPLDLLMARLKLHYEPTPSKYSHRQFFRRCIQRQSISQYVAELRAAAINCEFSDLEDALLEQFIYGLLDINLHRQILSRTELSMKIAVDEAWTYKMASQSTLDVRRFPPSALPALPNSAVHSQMMVLDPCADATASVDCLRSMPPWDGGYELHGIENIPDGPGLIIYYHGAVPMDYLCFLAKIFILKRKCCYSIADDCVFIFPGVQALAGVTGIIQNKKEECLNVLKKGKLLGISPGGMREALFSDKSYKLIWHKRKGFAQLAVDMKVPIIPMCTQNVREGYWIFGRSRALARRLYEYSRIPFLPVYGGFPVKFRTYIGEPILYNPNVTSEELAEKTQIALQSLIRKHQQIPGSICRALLERFHKEKKKE